The proteins below are encoded in one region of Levilactobacillus namurensis:
- the ribA gene encoding GTP cyclohydrolase II translates to MKNLDTPIETALKQLKAGGLVVVMDDEDREAEGDLVGLAEFATPETVNTMVTHARGLLCAPMAPAVATRLGLHPMVAHGTDAFGTAFTVSADATTTSTGISVFDRADTLQQLADPQSQPAAFYHPGHVFPLIAQEHGVLARGGHTEAAVDLARLAGAQPVAYICEVLQKSGKMARRPQLKALAEGMQLPLISIQQIRDYRYRHAIDVVTPIPAVALPTQHGDFQLEAFTTHDGAQPALLLSKGPITPDQPLLLRVHSECLTGDVFGSKRCDCGEQLNMAMDRIQQNGSGAVLYLRQEGRGIGLINKLKAYHLQENGLDTVEANQELGFQPDERHYGLVAAILHLKHITQVRLLTNNPDKVDQLTNLGLDVLQRVPLETQPLPENRQYLATKKAKFHHQLKEV, encoded by the coding sequence AAAATCTAGATACACCCATCGAAACGGCGCTGAAGCAGCTTAAAGCTGGCGGATTAGTCGTGGTCATGGACGATGAAGACCGCGAAGCCGAAGGGGATTTAGTCGGCCTCGCCGAGTTCGCGACCCCCGAGACCGTCAATACCATGGTCACCCATGCGCGGGGACTCTTATGTGCGCCCATGGCACCTGCCGTGGCCACTCGGCTGGGGTTACACCCCATGGTCGCCCACGGGACCGACGCGTTCGGCACGGCCTTTACCGTGAGCGCGGATGCCACCACGACCAGTACGGGAATCTCCGTCTTTGACCGTGCGGATACCCTCCAGCAATTGGCGGATCCTCAATCTCAGCCGGCGGCCTTTTACCACCCCGGCCACGTCTTTCCCCTGATTGCCCAGGAACACGGCGTTCTCGCACGGGGCGGCCACACGGAAGCGGCCGTTGATCTCGCACGCTTGGCGGGCGCGCAACCCGTAGCCTACATCTGCGAGGTCCTTCAAAAATCCGGAAAGATGGCGCGGCGGCCCCAGCTGAAGGCCTTGGCTGAGGGGATGCAGCTTCCCTTGATCTCGATTCAACAGATTCGGGATTACCGGTACCGGCACGCCATTGACGTGGTCACGCCAATCCCCGCCGTAGCACTGCCTACGCAACACGGTGATTTCCAGTTAGAGGCCTTTACCACGCATGACGGGGCCCAACCAGCACTCCTGTTGTCCAAGGGGCCCATCACGCCCGACCAACCACTCCTGTTACGGGTCCACTCGGAGTGCTTGACCGGTGACGTCTTCGGTTCCAAGCGATGCGACTGTGGCGAACAGCTCAACATGGCCATGGACCGGATCCAGCAAAATGGTTCTGGCGCCGTACTCTACCTGCGCCAAGAGGGGCGGGGAATCGGCCTGATCAACAAGCTCAAGGCCTACCACCTTCAAGAAAACGGCTTAGACACCGTCGAAGCCAATCAAGAATTAGGCTTTCAGCCCGATGAGCGCCACTATGGCCTGGTTGCGGCAATCCTGCACCTAAAGCACATCACGCAGGTCCGGTTATTGACCAACAACCCGGACAAAGTCGACCAACTAACCAATTTGGGACTGGACGTGCTCCAGCGCGTTCCCCTCGAAACGCAACCTTTACCGGAAAATCGCCAGTATTTAGCCACTAAAAAAGCAAAGTTCCATCACCAACTCAAGGAGGTTTAA
- the ribH gene encoding 6,7-dimethyl-8-ribityllumazine synthase, which produces MTQTNTSLKTRRIGIVVAQFNQVVTDRLLAGAQEALEQAGISRDRQLVVSVPGAFELARTAKLMADQHQVDGIIALGAVIRGATSHYDYVCAETAHGLAEVSLNGPVPVMFGVLTTDDLYQALDRAGGKVGNKGRDCAAGVLTMLDVQDQLATSK; this is translated from the coding sequence ATGACGCAAACAAACACATCCCTTAAAACCCGTCGAATCGGTATCGTAGTCGCCCAATTCAACCAGGTCGTGACCGACCGTCTTCTGGCAGGCGCACAAGAGGCCTTAGAACAGGCGGGTATCTCCCGGGACAGGCAACTCGTAGTCAGTGTCCCCGGTGCCTTCGAGCTTGCCCGGACGGCCAAGCTCATGGCCGACCAGCACCAGGTCGACGGCATCATCGCCTTAGGCGCGGTCATTCGCGGTGCGACCAGCCATTACGACTATGTCTGTGCCGAAACGGCTCACGGGTTAGCCGAAGTGTCCCTAAATGGTCCGGTCCCCGTGATGTTCGGGGTCTTGACCACCGATGACCTTTACCAAGCCTTAGATCGTGCTGGCGGCAAGGTCGGCAACAAGGGCCGCGACTGTGCGGCTGGTGTGTTGACCATGCTAGACGTCCAAGACCAGTTGGCGACTTCCAAGTAA
- a CDS encoding VanZ family protein: MRWEPLVLIALTASLVGLMILLTMTNRRHRWIALGTLAYLTGLGAIVFTPLSFSGTAVYVMPAGIGRVNLTQLDVWNLGFFENILMTLPLGFLFKRFWPSLSLWGVGFLGLSAGSFIEIAQYILSHHWLINRSSDLNDVLANALGVLMGGLVALALQHLQTTHQQKLTRVSMS, encoded by the coding sequence ATGCGTTGGGAACCCTTAGTACTGATTGCATTGACGGCGAGTTTAGTTGGACTCATGATATTGTTAACAATGACCAACCGGCGACATCGTTGGATAGCCCTCGGGACTTTGGCCTATCTGACCGGACTTGGGGCCATCGTCTTCACCCCACTGTCCTTCTCCGGCACCGCCGTTTACGTGATGCCCGCCGGTATCGGGCGAGTGAATTTGACGCAACTCGATGTCTGGAACCTCGGCTTTTTTGAAAATATTTTGATGACCCTACCGTTGGGCTTTCTGTTTAAACGCTTCTGGCCTTCCCTGTCACTTTGGGGCGTTGGCTTCCTGGGACTGAGTGCTGGGAGTTTTATTGAAATCGCGCAGTACATCTTGTCCCACCACTGGCTGATCAACCGGAGCAGTGATCTCAACGACGTCCTGGCCAACGCGTTGGGCGTTCTGATGGGCGGCTTAGTGGCCTTGGCCCTACAGCACTTACAAACAACGCACCAGCAGAAACTAACTCGCGTTTCCATGAGTTAA